In Glycine max cultivar Williams 82 chromosome 10, Glycine_max_v4.0, whole genome shotgun sequence, the DNA window GTTCTTCAAGCTCCAACGCAGGGAGAGGCTTCTCAATATTGGGAGTGGAAAAGCCTGCCAGAGTCAAGGTAAACTTTTATTTcactctcccttttttttttatcgatgaattgattttttcaaaatgttttgcTTGTCTTTAATTTGTGccacaaataatcaaataagcTATTTTTGAGTTGTCTTACTGTACAAGTAGGTTCCAAGAAGTTGCGAGGCTTTACGCTGTGTGCTGGTTTAACATCACTGGGCAGATAAAGACCCGCGTCTTGTCCCCAAATACTCAGTACGCAGCTTTTCTTGTGTTCCAGATGATCGATGCCAGTGGATTTCACCACCATCCTGCGATGTTATCAGTAAGTAATGTTGGAGGCAGTAGAACTTCCAAATATGTTTGTTTGGATCCCAACTTAGAAGATAATGATCTTGATGACAGATTTCGGGGTCTGCAACGTCCTAATGTGAGAAAAGATAAGTGGTTAGAGATTGAGATGGGAGAGTTCTTCAACTCAGGCTTGGAAGAAGATGAAATCTATATGAATGTCAGGGAAACTAGTGATATGTGGAAGCACGGTTTCATTCTTGAAGGAATAGAAGTTAGGCCTAAACATGTTTGATCCGTCAAATGATTGTACTTAGGCCTAACCTGAATGGATGGTGGTGTTTGCTACAGTGGAGGGAGACCCGGAATAATACAGACTTGTTATCtgtataaattctttttctGATTTAgcttttttgagataaaaaatcaacttattgtttattatttcCTTATTGAATGTGTGTTTTGATTAGTTTTTGTGTCTatatttttagagttttttttataaaaaaaatcatttcttgaAAAACTAAATTCATCATGTGCTAGAAGTATAATTCAATCtcatgaaaaaaatacaagGCTATTATTCCTTTGTTGCACATTTTGAATAATGTTCACCAATCACTATTATAAAAAAGCTTTTCTACAAGTCTCCATCAATATTGGTTTAACAAAAATCGTCATCAAAATTAACGGGTTGATatctttgaaattgaatttaagtTGTTGacattgattattaaaaaattgccGTAGAAAGAACttttcaacattgattttttgtaTGATCGTTGTTGAAATGAGATGATCAAatcaatttattgaaaatcatcaATGGACTTAATTTAATCATATGTTAACATGcagtttcatttaaaaatttcaactaatcTAATCCaatattgtaaaatattatttaatcaatttgaaaattaaaaacttattctttttaaacttatctaataaaatcatatttaaatatattgagtGTCAAAATATAAGTTGAACAATCTATATAACATAGGTTATCTttagaatgaaaaaataaaaaaaataagttaaaaaactaattatattgaattctttatttaaatttaaaataatttaattttcggataaaaaataatttagttttagtcaataaaataatttaaattttgctcaaaaataactttatacttcttatttcatattaaattaattatgcactttatgaattataaaatattttattagaaaaataatctATGAAGTATTGttaaatttagaattaatttaatatatatatatatatatatatatatatatatatatatatatctactttttaaattttttaatccataaattaatatatatgcatacatatatatatatatatatatatatatatatatatatatatatatataagacaatatatttgtaaaataaatatcttaagtacgaattatattaaatttaccaagcaaaatatttttcttaactatgttaaattatatttaaatttaaataaaaatatttgatctcattagttttatttattattacttatttttCGATTTTGACACTCAAAATGTAATGTAAGATTTGATTAGATTAgtttaaaaaggataaatttttaatattcaaattgatTAGATGATATCTAAATACGATTAGATTcctaaaaaatctaaataatattagattagttaaaattttaaataagacCACATGTCAGCATATAATTAGATTAGGAGATAGGTCGCAACGCGTGCACGGAAGGAATAAcaggaaaataaaagtaaaacgaTCAAAAGGATATATAGAATGGATAATACTCatcattagaaaaatatatgtaagcACTCATTATACTATTTAACActtagagaaaaagagaaaaaagttataaaatataacaaagttTATTATCAACTAAAGAGAACCGGATTATAACCTAGAAGCCATGGAATATTGATACTCTCACATATCATGCCATCAAATCACTAAAAAAACTAGGTGATAGAattcataatataataaaaaaaatagaaatagaaaaaaaatttagaataataATGAAGTATTTAGATATTActattcttattctttttatttattacacgTACACTTTCTCTTCCATCCGAGTTTCACAATTTCAGCTATCAATACTGTCAACTTTCTCCTCTATATatcttctcttttcttaaagTTGATAAAAATCTTTGTGTACTGGGATGGGTGGTTGTGTCAGGGATGATTgtgggaaggaaagaaagtcaGAGGAAGGAAAGATGGTGGAAAGTGAATCTTTCCACTGTTTGGAACAACCTTAAAAagtgaaggaaagaaaattttatgtgGACCCCACCCAAAAATCCTTTCCGCGCTACTTTGGACGGAAAGCGGGAAGAGCGACCAAAATTTTGGGCAAAAGGACAATAATGCCCTTCTCTTTCATCAAATTCTATTTGTCTTTTTGAATACCCTTCAAATCAAAATCCTTCAAAAAAATTGCTTGCTCTGGTTCTTGTTTACCTTCCAAAATCAAACTGGTCCATTTCATTTGTTCTACTTCCACAACCTTTCAGTTACTTTGTAAGGTACCATCCCTATTCTTCCTTCTCATATGGGTTTCTTTGATGCCATTGAATAAAAATGTGTTGTTGTTGATCTTGTGCTTTGTACGTGTTCTTTGTCTACTTGGCACACATTATGTTGCTTTTGCTTCCTTGTAAATCATTTGAAAagctttctattttattttattttttgaaaaatttatgaaatcTAATGAAGTTTGTGTTGTTTGTGGGTTGTTGCTACTGATTTTTAACTTTGTTGTGATAAAGGATGATTGAATATTTTACACttattctctatcaaaattGGTTCAACTGTCTGGAGATTTATCTTTGAAGACTGGTTGTGTTAAGGGTAGTACTAGTAGGAGCTAACTTTTCTACATCTATGCTACTGTGTTAAGTGATGCCATTGAGGGGAATGTTTTAATAGGTTTGCTTTGTTTGCTACGGATCTTAAATTGGTGTTTATGCTGGGTGATTACTTGCTGTCTTGGCTTGGGTAGTTTTCTAGCAGGGTATGGTATAGGAGTAGTCTTGTTTCATTTGGAGAAGAAAAGCCTTGTGAGTGGGATGGCACTAGACAAGTGGTGTACTGTGTATTTGTTTCAAGCATGCCTTATGCCCTCTTTAATATACTTTTCTTGgccttttccaaaaaaaaaaaaaattggtccaATTGATAGTTAGTCTTAAAatggtcatttttttattttgattcttctatTATATATACTTTACTTATTTGAATgtgtattgaaaaatatatcaaaactcATTGATTTATTAAATGTATATTCATTGAAGGTTAACATTTATACTCTGATATggagtttttaattaataatgaagaCAAGTTTGGTGATGCATTGGATGGTATAAAGGAAGAGCagtccaaaataaaacatttaactaATCTTGGCATGCaaaatttaagtcattttcgtCGAGGATTCGACAAACAACAGCGTCTTTGTTCTGTAGTCTTATTGTGCTATATTGTTCATGCGTTACATATGCTTCAAACAATGTCACATTTCATTCGTAGTCCAATTAGTCATGGAAGTCATGAAAGGGAGCGTAAACGTCTCGATTTAATGAGACAATTAGTACATACTGAAAAATGCCGAGACATAATACGAATGGGACCTGAGGCATTTATGTTATTGTGTCATAAATTGAGGGGAACTGGTTATGTGAAGGATACTATACGATCCACAGTTGAAGAACAAGTTGCTAAGTTCCTACACATCATTGGTCATAATGTGAAAAATCGCACCGTGTCATTCTTCTTCCGCCGTTCTGGTGAGACTGTTAGCCGTCACTTTCACAATGTTTTACGTGCCATCATTTCATTAGAAGATGAGTTCCTAGTCCAACCTTCTGGTAGGGATGTACCTCCACAAATATTAAACAATAGCAGATTCTATCCTTTTTTTAAGGTACTTATGCCTTAAATTCACTTTAATATGTTTAGCCTCACAAATTCATCCTACAATTTCATCACTAATCAAATTgcgtatttaatttaataaaaaggaTTGCATTGGAGCTATAGATGGAACACATATTCGGGTAAAGGTCCCAAGAGCGGAAGCCGCACGATTTCGTGGAAGAAAAGACTACCCTACACAAAATGTTTTGGCTGCGTGTAACTTTGATATGAAATTCACTTATGTTTTACCGGGGTGGGAAGGCACAGCATCTGACTCTAGGATTTTGAAAGATGCTTTAAGTAGGGAAGACTCTCTAAAAATTCCTGAAGGTTAGTAgtctattaatttgatttgactaTTAAGTATCACAATTTAGAATTATAATAGTTAACAcgtcaaataataaattatatcacaACTTTTGTAGGAAAATATTATCTTGGGGATGCCGGTTTTATGCTAAAACGTGGGGTGCTTACACCTTATAGAGGTGTTCGTTATCACTTGAAGGAATATTCTACTCGCAGCCCGCAAAATTCTAAGGAGTTGTTCAATCATCGCCATGCTTCACTTCGAAATGTTATTGAGAGATGTTTTGGAGTACTAAAGAAAAGATTTCCAATTTTATCTACTGGCACCGAACCCTTTTACTCATTTGAAGTCATGACAGACATTGTACTTGCTTGTTGTATATTGCATAACTTCTTAATgggtgttgatgttgatgagaCCTTAATTGCTGAAGTAGATCGTGAGTTACTTCAACAAGAGATTGATAGATCCCAACCACAACAACAACGTGATGATGACTATAGATTGGGAACAATTTTAAGGGACGATGTTGCTATCAGAATGTGGAATGTTTATCCAATATGATAACACTATATAAGTAATATGTATTTCtaatgtgttgttttttttttgtgtaatgtGACTACATGTGTAGAATGTAGTACAAAACTTGTGTTCTATTTGTGTATGGTTTTGGGAAATTACATGAACATGATTATGTTGTAGTAGAATTATCCAGTGGTATGCATTACTAATATTTCTTAGTTTACTCATGTTATTTTTGTGGATGAATTTCTCATAAGCTAATATTCATATGAAAATGGATACATCAACTTGTGTCCTTTTGAAATTTATATGCAGCTACTACAATGCCAAAGGGAAAAACCACTCCATCAGATTCTAATCACCCTGGTAGAGATAGCCTACAATGGAATGATGAAATGGATCAAATGTTGTTGAATGCTTTGGGTGAAGAGGCAAATAAAGGAAATAGGCACGATGGTGCTTGGACAACACAAGCATACAACAACATGATCGAAGCCTTAAGATCTACAATTGGACCAAATATCACAAAGAATCATATAAAGAATAGAATGAAGAcactaaaaaatcattttgctGAAGCTTACGACTTGTTCCATAGCTTAAGTGGATTCTCTTGGAATTCAATAACTCGAAAATTTGATGCTGAGGACGACGTCTGGGAAGAGCTGATTAAAGTAATTAGCATTCTTATCCTTTATTTGATCACTTGacttttatgttaattataagTACCAAATTGATCACTTGTCATTTTTACCTTTTATGTAGGGAAAGCCACATGCTGCAAGATGGAGAAAAATGCAAATTAAGCATTATGACATCTTGACTGAGTTATTTGCAACTGATAGGGCAAAAGGAAATGTTGCGAAAACAGCTAAGGAAAGGAGGAAACAATGGGAGAAGGAGAATATTGACTTGAATAACTATTTTGAAGATACAGAAATGTATGTGCCAAATGTTGGTATGTTTGATGAAAACCAATTTTCACCCCCCAACTTTGAGGATGCTAGTCCACAAAATGGTCAAACAAATCCTAGTGGCTTAAATACTTCAAGGGGTACAAAACGGAAGAGAAATGTGGTTGAGTTAGTTGAAGATCAATATGAGCGAATGAATGAAAGTATCATGACAATTGCTGAAGCTTTGAAAGAGGGAAATTCTGTTTCTAAGGAGCTGCACCAAGTTGCAGAGCGTCAAGTTGAAGTTGCTAAAAGACAAGTTGCAGTCATTGAAAAACAAGTTGAAATTGCTGAAAAACAACTTACTGTGATACAACAAACTCGTCCTCGTCATTATTCAGAATCTGATGTATGGGATCTTTTAGAGGAATTAAGAGTCACAGATCCATTTCGCATGAAGGTTTATAACCATTTATGTGATAATGAGCACAAAAAACGTAAGCTTTTTGGCGTACCACCTCATATGAGAGGAGAAGCTCTCATTCAAATGATGACTGATGCATGTATATTTTGTTAAGAGCATTGGTAGTGCTCCTTTTTTGGTCCTATATATTTAGGACATCATGTGATGCCTTTACTAATGACAGCCTATAACGGATTGCTTTTTTGGAGTGGTTGTGGATATGCTCTTTTGTTGGGATTGTATATATTTAAGGCATCATATGAGACCTTATTAATTTATGACTTAGTCtatattaattatcattttggGATATATATGACTTAAGATagaaattattagtttttatgactggagatgcatggTAACCTGTGACTTTTGTTGTTATGCTACTTTTGAATATGCTTTGGAGTCTGCTATCCCTTTTGGTACTATattgatgattttgatgatggagCCTTATACCATCCTTCAGAGGTGTGCATTCAATAGAAACTGAAAGGTTTGAGTCATCTCCCTTTGTTTACAAGTTTTTGTATTATACTATATTTACATACacaatgttatattttattattacactaaataaatttatagattttttcaCACTTTGACACAATATGTTCTGCAGtcacaatttttatatatgcattttgcAAAGGATAATAACAATGAGCTAGTGGTACAGGCCTTGAATATATTTTAGAGTTCATTAATAATCTATACCTCATATTTATGTCTTATAGTAATTTCATATTAGACTTTTTATGCCTTGAAGCTACTGTGGAGATTTTATATTGGCAAGGGGTCTAAGTGAAAGTGGCGTAGTCTTTTTTTACTGCATAATTTTCTGCATAAACTCAATTTGATGCAGTTAGATATTTGAAAGAAATTTGGTTGAGGCTTTGAAAGAATAAATTGAGAGTCTTGTTGATTTAAAAACACTGAACTTTTATGCTCATGATGTTTAATCATCTCAATGTGTTATAATAGTAGTAACTAATATATGGTTTGAATGTAGGTGCTTTCACCTCTAGTGCAATACAAGTAGAAGTGCAGCAAGCAACTGGAGCTATAGTGCAAAGATGTGTATACTAATATTGTGTAACTAAACTgtcatttatgtttaatttgcaCTATAACATGTAGTGTAATTGGCCAATATATGCATCATAATACTCAAActcaatatttatatataaatagaatgATGTTGCTTTAGCACTAACTCATCCAAGATTTCAATTTTATCTATGAGGAATTGAACAACTGGTTCAATTGAGGGGTACATTGCTTGagcattatctttttttttgagAAGGCAAAAGaaataatgtattaaaattatGGTACCAGAGAGGTACCAACAATTGAGTTACAAGAGACATTACAACATGGTTTATCCCACCCAACTACTAGCACCACCTTGATACAAATACAAGGAAGCCAAGtacaaatttattaaagaatGAAATGAGACACCTTTCCTAAAAAAACCAGAGCTGACAGgaatgaaagaaaattgaaaacacAGTTTGAACCACACCTTATCAgagctaaaaaaaataagagagcaTCTTTGAATGTTATtctcaaacaaaataattcttattattCACACTCTAGTGCACACCTGCTATAAGAAATTTGCAAATTGCAGCATATCTATGTTGATATCTAGCTGAACAAATGAAATTTTTGAGCATTAttaatttaacttaataaaaattaatgctaTAAAAActgctaattttattttattgaagatAAGTTgacatattttatcttaaaggaataaaaaaaatataatttcaatattAAGCTTGTGtctgacttttattttttttctttattatttaaaatatattttattctcttcaccctctttaatatttatataaggtTAGTTTTGTCATTTCACAAATGTACCTCTTCCTTTCCTTATCACTTTCCATCCAAACAAACAGGAGAAAAGAAAGttttaactttctttccttccactTTCCCTTGTACCAAACAACTAAGACAATCCTTCCACTTTCTACtatctttctttcctttaactttctttccttccactttctttccttccactTTCTTTTCCAAACCAAACATGTAAAGACTCAAGAGCTTTATGTCACTTTTGAGATGGATTGCAAAGAGGCCCTGGATAAAATAAAACGAAtgacaatttagtatttttgtaaaaataatttttttatcataaaagcATATATCATGTGAAATCGTCATATACATTCATCtttgcatttaaattttatcaattttttttaattcataaaatatattattatatttaattatgttagcTAAGGCGATTATAAAACGGTGGATAAGACAAAATCGTTCCTTACGCGTCACGGAGTTGACCGAAggacaaaaaaggaaaagaaagaagaaagcatACATAGTGAATGCGCGTAAGCAAGACGCGGGGGCTCCAGAAGAGGGAAATGAATTTCATGATTCAACGCTGTCATGAATTCGACAGTTGATGATGATCGGACGGCTTGCGTTTTAGATTTTTATGAATCGTTTGATGTTCATCTAACGGGTGTAATTGATGCACGGTAACCGCGTGAAATCCTAGTAGTCTTTTAATAGTGTGGGTGTGAGAGAAGTGAGAAGTGAGTGAGTAGTGAGAATGGAGTTTCAAGGGTTACCGGAAGGTTGCATTGCTAGTATACTCTCTCGCACTACGCCGGCGGACGTGTGTAGGTTTTCCGTCGTATCAAAGATTTTCCGTTCGGCCGCTGAATCGGACGCTGTGTGGAAACGTTTTCTCCCTTCCGATTACCATTCCATCATTTCCCAGTCTCCTTCGCCTCTCAACTATCCTTCCAAGAAGGAGCTCTATCTCGCTCTCTCGGATCGCCCTATCATCATCGATCAGGGTAAAAAGGTAGGTAGCGTGTTGTGTGTTTCGCATCCCTTAAAACCTTTTCTGTTGATTTAATTTGATGGTTAATTCTCTGATGTCTGGAACGCAGAGCTTTCAATTGGAGAAAAAGAGTGGGAAGAAGTGTTACATGCTTGCTGCTAGAGCTCTCAGCATTATTTGGGGTGACACTGAGCAATACTGGAACTGGACAACCGATACCAATTCCAGGTCAGACCCTTCAGTTTTTCTATTGTAATTTTTGGATCATGGTTAGTGTATCTGCCTATCATGATTTCTGggatattctattttttctgCAACGAGATAATTGCAATTATAACTGTCATGTTACCAGTGATATCTGGCTAGTAATCTAGGAACTATTCtagcaaaatttaaattaaaaaaaaaaaaaaaacgtcttagtgtgtttggatggagtattttaaaatttcaggaaatttaaaattcaggaaaattaaaatgcatcaaTTAAATTCTTGGATTTTTAAAATTCCTTCTTTGGATAAACCAATTTAAattccttgaatcttgaattttaaatttcttgtttggataaaccaatttaaattctttatattttgaattctttgtttgaattaaataatttcaatttattatatttcatttttttattttttctccaattatattttaaaaatatacatggtcatataaataaaaattgttatttttataataatttatatatattcttgtccaattatattttaaaaatataaatttagaactaaagcataaaaaatatatattccaaCAAGAACaactaaaacaaaagaaagcatATATAAAGTACCTCCTCTACATTTTATCATCATCAGGgtcatgaaaaaatataaaaatgagaatAGTTTGAACATTACTGATTCCAGAATACAACCTAAGACATCAAAATAgtttgaaaaacttaattaaaaaaaaagtagtccCTAGATAAGCCAAAAGACATTCTCTCGATTTATCCCTGCAAATCAACAAAAAACCATTGTATTAGTAATGATTGGTATAGAGTTTTCAAACCTATAAACATAATTAACCATAAGAAAATATAGGGGCTTAtattcaagaaaagaaattataGGACCAAAACTAGATGGAATTACTAACTGGTGGGGAGTTTTCATCCTCTGAAGTACAAATTAAAATGAAGAATATATTAAGttaaataagtatatataaaatgtaCATATAGTTCAAATTTTGAACCAGCCGGCAACAACAATACTATGTCATGTGCTGATAAAAAGCCAATACTATGGCATGTGTTATACATATAACACATTCATAAAAACAATCAAAGGCCAGAGTGATAAATTGAGGCAAAATGATGAAGGatttctatatattatattttatatagcaTAGTACATAAATATGAGAAGATATAGGAACTTATTCACCCTATATGAGATCTGCACACATAAAATATCCAGTACTTTCACTACAAATAATATGACTCAATGTCGATAGTGTATTTGCATATAATAATCAAACCATTGCTTTCCAAATGACCCAAAAAATGCACCGTGAATATGCCAACCACAATTAGAATCAATGAGGCACCAACACATACATCAAATTTTCAGTATGTAAGCATTCTATGAGTGACTCCTAGCAAACCCACTCAAGTGAAACCATAAATGCAGCACCGTGTTTATAACAGTACTaattactactactactactagtgAGTGTCTGGGCAATTGGCATAGCATAACAATATCGAACAGGGCATGTTATGGTAAGTAAGAAGAGTAAAAATAGAACTTCAACTCTTGCTGAAAAGTTTCACATTGATGACCACAAACCCAAAAATCATAAAACTGAAAATGGACTTGCTGAAGGATGAAGATGCATCTAAAGCCATGGTGGTTTTAACATTCCAATTGGTTAAGAACAGTATGGTTCAACTGAAAACTCAGTTTCTGTTTCATAGAATCTAATTCCCCACCCTACCCCCTTCCCCTTCTGCATTTTCAAATATGGTGATTGGTATCTATTAGCTACCTAATAAAATAAAGGGTAcaaggagcaagggaaacaaaGTAATCAGAGGTATTATTAATTACACATTACTTCTACGCTGGGAAAGTATAATGCAGTTGTGTGTTCTCCCTAACTACAAGTTAAAAGCTTTCGAAATTAGCTCAGCCTAATCTTTAGGATAGCAACATTACATAAGAACAGTGAATCGGGACTCAAAATAAGTTACtatacatttgaaaaaaaatgtacttgCTACCAATTCTCAGCATTGATACATAAAACAGCAAACACATGGTGGCAGGCATGATGAAAGGCATAACCATTTAGATAAATCTTATAGAGCACTTAAAGTCATGATGATAATAAGGAATATATCCAAGGACTATCATTAACCTATAAACTATTGTAATGTGTACAAACATACTTTATATAATAAAGATCATTGCTTCAGCAAAATCAACAAAGGTGCAAATTGCTTGCTGCAAATTTCCTCTTATGCACCTACTAGTGGAGATCCCTTTCACtgctaaataatattaaat includes these proteins:
- the LOC100799869 gene encoding putative F-box protein PP2-B12, encoding MKSQDLPEGCVAHILSYICTPEDIVRLSLVSKAFYSAADYDTVWDRFIPSDFSSTISPLSSSNSKKDLYFTLSDRPTIIDQGRKSFQLEKRTAKKCYMLSARDISITWAPTQGEASQYWEWKSLPESRFQEVARLYAVCWFNITGQIKTRVLSPNTQYAAFLVFQMIDASGFHHHPAMLSVSNVGGSRTSKYVCLDPNLEDNDLDDRFRGLQRPNVRKDKWLEIEMGEFFNSGLEEDEIYMNVRETSDMWKHGFILEGIEVRPKHV
- the LOC102665485 gene encoding putative nuclease HARBI1: MEFLINNEDKFGDALDGIKEEQSKIKHLTNLGMQNLSHFRRGFDKQQRLCSVVLLCYIVHALHMLQTMSHFIRSPISHGSHERERKRLDLMRQLVHTEKCRDIIRMGPEAFMLLCHKLRGTGYVKDTIRSTVEEQVAKFLHIIGHNVKNRTVSFFFRRSGETVSRHFHNVLRAIISLEDEFLVQPSGRDVPPQILNNSRFYPFFKDCIGAIDGTHIRVKVPRAEAARFRGRKDYPTQNVLAACNFDMKFTYVLPGWEGTASDSRILKDALSREDSLKIPEGKYYLGDAGFMLKRGVLTPYRGVRYHLKEYSTRSPQNSKELFNHRHASLRNVIERCFGVLKKRFPILSTGTEPFYSFEVMTDIVLACCILHNFLMGVDVDETLIAEVDRELLQQEIDRSQPQQQRDDDYRLGTILRDDVAIRMWNVYPI
- the LOC121172645 gene encoding uncharacterized protein — encoded protein: MDQMLLNALGEEANKGNRHDGAWTTQAYNNMIEALRSTIGPNITKNHIKNRMKTLKNHFAEAYDLFHSLSGFSWNSITRKFDAEDDVWEELIKGKPHAARWRKMQIKHYDILTELFATDRAKGNVAKTAKERRKQWEKENIDLNNYFEDTEMYVPNVGMFDENQFSPPNFEDASPQNGQTNPSGLNTSRGTKRKRNVVELVEDQYERMNESIMTIAEALKEGNSVSKELHQVAERQVEVAKRQVAVIEKQVEIAEKQLTVIQQTRPRHYSESDVWDLLEELRVTDPFRMKVYNHLCDNEHKKRKLFGVPPHMRGEALIQMMTDACIFC